TAATGTCCTCATGAGTATAGATTCCTCCTGCGACTATAACGGGGAAATTGCCATGCTTCATTGCCATATCTTTTACGGGGGGCAGGAGGTTTTCAAGCCTGTTCGATTCAAGCTCCAGCTCATCGTATTTAAAACCCAGGTGGCCGCCCGCGAGGGGTCCTTCCAGCACCACTGCATCCGGCCTGTAGGAAAATTTCTCCCATTTTTTGCATATTATCTCAAGGGCTCTCGTTGACGAGACTATGGGGATAAGGGCCGTATCCTTCGGGTGTTGGATGGAGGGGAGGTTCATCGGCAACCCGCCTCCCGAAATAATAACATCCGCTCCTTCGTCGATGGCTCCCCGTACCGTATCATTATAAGTACTTGCAAGGGCAACCATCACATTGATTCCTGCCACACCGCCACCCGCTTTTGAGCGGGCAATCTCCTCACGCACCGCCTCATAGGTGGCAATCTTTTTCCCATTCCTTTTGGAGACAATCCTGTCCACGGCTGCACTGGACACAATCCCAACGCCCCCTTCCCTTGCAACGGCTCCAGCCAGAGGATGAAGGGATATACCTACACCCATACCTCCCTGTATGATAGGCAGATTTATCCGTTTCCCCTTGATAACAAGGGACGGCAAAATGGGTTTTGAGCTAGACAGCAGAAGAACTCCTTACTATGACATTATTATAAACCATTCATCAATACGGGTGCTTGAGATCCGCTATTAGAATAGTTTTATATTTTTCCAGTATGGTATTATCCTACATCCTTGGCTTATTTGCAACAAAAACATTCCCATCCTGGAACACGCTTTACGGCAGGCAGGGCGAAAGATGTTCCAACCCGCGATTCGAAACGCACTGATCAAGGTGTAAAATTCGACAACTGGTAAGGAATCTCTTTGTTCTCCAAGGATTCTTTTTTTTCGAAACAGACCACGTTTTCCGCTATCTCCCTTAAGGCGGTCACTATTTCTTTATTCGAAGATTTTACCAGCGGCGTTGCGCCCTTCAGCAGTTGCTTTGCTCGTCCGGCAGACAGGTGGACCAGTTCGAAACGATTTTCAACCGTTTCCATACAGTCTTCAACTGTAATCCGTGCCATTACTTCCTCCTCGCTGTTTCCACGATACTTTTGAAATCTTCATAAGCTCTGTCAAGAATATCATTCACTATAGTATATTGAAATAATTGCTTTTTTGCAA
This Syntrophobacterales bacterium DNA region includes the following protein-coding sequences:
- a CDS encoding nitronate monooxygenase, which produces MPSLVIKGKRINLPIIQGGMGVGISLHPLAGAVAREGGVGIVSSAAVDRIVSKRNGKKIATYEAVREEIARSKAGGGVAGINVMVALASTYNDTVRGAIDEGADVIISGGGLPMNLPSIQHPKDTALIPIVSSTRALEIICKKWEKFSYRPDAVVLEGPLAGGHLGFKYDELELESNRLENLLPPVKDMAMKHGNFPVIVAGGIYTHEDIIEFLRMGADGVQMGTRFLITEESSATSDYKQAIISARKEDILVANHPGSPCGLPFRVIRQSPMFVSSLGRLRKPKCDKGYVLLKDSSGAYTRCLAKDNNETSFCICNGLLSSGGYNPELEEPLYTAGAIAWRIERATTVKELMSELTGSTPSSSHIAC
- the rpoZ gene encoding DNA-directed RNA polymerase subunit omega, encoding MARITVEDCMETVENRFELVHLSAGRAKQLLKGATPLVKSSNKEIVTALREIAENVVCFEKKESLENKEIPYQLSNFTP